Proteins encoded within one genomic window of Methanomassiliicoccales archaeon:
- a CDS encoding CBS domain-containing protein has protein sequence MKFPDETEIKKLRKSLDITQSELASLSGVSQSTIAKMERGSIKGSYSAVVRIFEVLQEEMSKRREGMRAKDVASTNIVSIQSGEKVKRATEVMRESGYSQLPVFNGVQHVGSISEFKILSMLRDGSKMEDLGEQTVGSIMMDSFPIVSEEAAVEVVTSLLSASNAVLVSRKGSIVGIITSSDVLKLL, from the coding sequence ATGAAATTCCCTGATGAGACGGAGATCAAGAAATTACGTAAGAGCCTAGACATCACCCAGTCTGAATTGGCCTCTCTTTCCGGCGTGAGCCAATCCACGATAGCGAAGATGGAAAGGGGCAGCATCAAGGGCAGCTATTCGGCCGTCGTCAGGATCTTCGAGGTCCTGCAGGAAGAGATGAGCAAGAGGCGAGAGGGAATGCGTGCAAAGGACGTCGCCTCCACCAACATCGTCAGCATACAATCGGGTGAGAAGGTCAAACGGGCCACCGAGGTGATGAGGGAGAGCGGATACTCGCAACTACCGGTCTTCAACGGAGTTCAGCACGTAGGCAGCATCAGTGAGTTCAAGATCCTCAGTATGCTGCGTGACGGCTCGAAGATGGAGGACTTGGGAGAGCAGACGGTGGGCTCGATCATGATGGACTCGTTCCCGATCGTCAGCGAGGAGGCCGCTGTCGAAGTGGTGACCTCTCTGCTGTCCGCATCCAATGCAGTCCTCGTATCTAGGAAAGGTTCGATCGTCGGGATAATAACCAGCTCAGACGTTCTGAAGCTTCTTTGA
- the rnz gene encoding ribonuclease Z, which translates to MEIIFLGTGGSVPTRSRNTSATAVRVGPEIVLFDCGEGTQRQLMSSPVSYMKIAKIFITHLHGDHFLGLPGLIQSMNFAGRTESLEIYGPEGTSATVDTILNLGYFQAGFQVSGHDVDDYHIVQGKGYQVKAVRTDHSIPSFGFVLSEDLRRGRFNRAKAIELGVPEGPCFSKLQSGSSVMVEGRTISPDMVMGDPRPGLKVAFSGDTRPSEHFMESILGCDLLVHEATADISLQEKAKEFGHSTARDAATIASLARVKALFLNHFSGRYEDVGLLVEEARDIFPNTYASEDLMIVQVNYDGTVTSKKLQNV; encoded by the coding sequence GTGGAGATCATATTTCTTGGGACTGGAGGGAGCGTACCGACCAGGAGCCGCAACACCAGCGCAACGGCCGTGCGCGTGGGTCCTGAGATCGTTTTATTCGATTGCGGTGAGGGCACCCAAAGGCAATTGATGAGCTCCCCGGTCTCCTACATGAAGATCGCCAAGATCTTCATCACCCATCTCCACGGTGACCATTTCCTCGGATTGCCCGGCCTGATCCAGTCGATGAACTTTGCAGGCCGCACGGAATCCTTGGAGATCTATGGTCCGGAAGGGACCTCGGCCACGGTCGACACGATACTGAACCTCGGCTATTTCCAGGCGGGGTTCCAGGTCTCCGGGCACGATGTTGATGATTACCATATCGTCCAGGGAAAAGGCTATCAGGTCAAGGCGGTCCGGACCGACCACAGCATCCCCTCGTTCGGGTTCGTTCTCAGCGAGGACCTCCGGCGCGGAAGGTTCAACCGGGCCAAGGCCATCGAGCTTGGCGTTCCCGAGGGTCCCTGCTTCTCGAAGCTCCAGTCCGGTTCGAGCGTGATGGTCGAAGGCAGGACGATCTCGCCGGACATGGTCATGGGAGATCCCCGTCCCGGTCTTAAGGTGGCGTTTTCCGGGGACACGAGGCCGAGCGAACATTTCATGGAATCGATCCTGGGATGCGACCTGCTGGTGCACGAGGCGACCGCGGACATCTCGCTGCAGGAGAAGGCCAAAGAGTTCGGCCATTCGACCGCCAGAGATGCCGCCACCATAGCCTCGCTGGCCCGGGTCAAGGCCCTCTTCCTTAACCACTTCAGTGGCAGGTACGAGGACGTGGGCCTCCTGGTCGAAGAGGCCCGGGACATTTTTCCCAATACCTATGCCTCGGAGGACCTGATGATCGTGCAGGTCAACTATGACGGGACGGTAACCTCAAAGAAGCTTCAGAACGTCTGA
- a CDS encoding MFS transporter: protein MKVAWIQVLSSAGLSGSALLIPNMLRGDFGANTIEIGLITAVFNAALFSSSWIFGRASDVHGKRRILQAGLLITSIALLLQVFAHDAFMVGLSRVFVGTACGIYPSALLCHVYENDKKVGKFSAYGSLGFGFGTFFAGAIGIYYGIFIASAAMLFVAFVVSLYLPFHKERCHQVPLFPTKIIVRNFPVYLSVMLRHIGANMIWVVYALFLADLGADPLFIGMVYGVNAAAQFVFMNYVDRFGSKKLVLFGFVFSMLTFPSYTIATTYWMIIPSQVMIAASWSCLYVGSVKYVMERNDEKGTSAGLLQSFLSISAIMGALIGGLATYSLGYHGTMYLATVMAALGLVVFFFSNKWMDRHDAKEINAS from the coding sequence ATGAAGGTCGCTTGGATCCAAGTTCTGTCCAGCGCCGGGCTTTCCGGTTCTGCGCTGCTCATCCCGAACATGCTTCGGGGGGATTTCGGCGCCAACACCATCGAGATCGGCCTGATCACCGCCGTTTTCAATGCCGCCCTGTTCTCCTCCTCATGGATATTCGGCAGGGCCTCCGACGTTCACGGGAAAAGGCGCATTTTGCAGGCTGGCCTTCTGATCACTTCCATTGCCCTCCTCCTCCAGGTGTTCGCCCATGACGCGTTCATGGTGGGCCTGTCCCGGGTATTCGTCGGGACCGCCTGCGGCATCTACCCGTCCGCTCTTCTTTGCCACGTCTATGAGAACGACAAGAAGGTGGGTAAGTTCAGCGCCTATGGCAGTCTCGGCTTCGGTTTCGGGACCTTCTTCGCCGGGGCCATAGGCATCTACTATGGCATCTTCATCGCCAGCGCGGCAATGCTCTTTGTGGCGTTCGTGGTCTCACTCTATCTGCCGTTCCATAAAGAAAGGTGCCATCAGGTCCCGCTCTTCCCGACCAAGATCATAGTCCGCAATTTCCCGGTCTATCTGTCGGTCATGTTACGGCATATCGGAGCGAACATGATATGGGTGGTGTACGCGCTGTTCCTGGCAGACCTCGGGGCGGACCCGCTCTTCATTGGGATGGTCTATGGAGTGAACGCGGCCGCTCAGTTCGTTTTCATGAACTACGTCGACCGGTTCGGGTCGAAGAAGCTTGTGCTGTTCGGTTTCGTCTTCTCCATGTTGACGTTCCCCTCCTATACCATCGCCACCACATATTGGATGATAATCCCGAGTCAAGTGATGATCGCCGCGTCGTGGTCATGCCTCTATGTCGGCTCGGTCAAATACGTCATGGAACGGAACGATGAGAAAGGGACCAGCGCCGGGCTGCTGCAATCCTTTCTCAGCATATCGGCGATCATGGGGGCATTGATCGGCGGTTTGGCCACATACAGTTTGGGATATCATGGCACCATGTATCTGGCAACGGTGATGGCGGCGTTGGGATTGGTGGTCTTCTTCTTCAGCAACAAATGGATGGACCGCCACGACGCAAAAGAGATTAATGCATCCTGA
- a CDS encoding universal stress protein has product MTTLKRILVGVDGSENSLRAAKMAAEIATPFSSEIVLLYVLQPTESAYYTGMPTTDEAERAKGEEKLYRAKTVCEEAGAKTQLKVMLGNPAEVILNLSEDGFDLVIVGTRGIGALARFLMGSVSSRVVQYSKVPVMVVP; this is encoded by the coding sequence ATGACGACGCTGAAAAGAATATTGGTCGGAGTGGACGGTTCTGAGAACTCGCTCCGGGCTGCGAAGATGGCGGCGGAGATCGCTACGCCCTTCAGTTCCGAGATAGTGCTCCTTTACGTGCTCCAACCAACCGAATCCGCTTATTACACCGGTATGCCCACCACGGATGAGGCGGAACGGGCCAAGGGAGAGGAGAAGCTCTATCGGGCCAAGACCGTCTGTGAAGAGGCAGGTGCTAAAACACAATTGAAGGTCATGCTCGGCAACCCGGCAGAGGTCATCCTGAACCTCTCCGAGGACGGGTTCGATCTGGTGATCGTCGGCACCAGGGGCATAGGTGCGCTGGCCCGTTTCCTGATGGGCAGCGTTTCCTCCCGTGTGGTACAGTACTCGAAAGTGCCGGTCATGGTGGTCCCTTAG
- the rpe gene encoding ribulose-phosphate 3-epimerase produces MQMIKVAPSILSADFGALANEVRRVEEAGADWVHVDVMDGMFVPNITIGPEVIKKIRPHTKLPFDVHLMIVQPERYIEAFARSGADFITIHVEASNVISETLAKIRSLGMRAGISINPETPFEAVLPYLKEIDLLLVMTVHPGFGGQSFIDGVVPKISMAKKYAEANGLDFDIEIDGGINASTGSRCVKAGANALAAGSALFGSKDMKAEIGAWHKF; encoded by the coding sequence ATGCAAATGATCAAGGTCGCTCCATCCATCCTATCGGCAGACTTCGGCGCGCTGGCAAATGAGGTTCGCAGGGTCGAGGAGGCAGGCGCGGATTGGGTCCATGTCGACGTCATGGACGGAATGTTCGTTCCGAACATCACCATCGGACCGGAGGTCATAAAGAAGATCCGGCCGCACACCAAGCTGCCCTTCGATGTACATCTGATGATAGTCCAGCCGGAGCGCTACATCGAAGCGTTCGCCAGGTCCGGAGCCGATTTCATAACCATACATGTCGAAGCCTCGAATGTGATATCTGAGACCCTGGCAAAGATAAGATCGCTGGGTATGAGGGCCGGTATCTCGATCAACCCGGAGACGCCATTCGAGGCGGTGCTTCCATACCTGAAGGAGATAGACCTGCTTCTGGTCATGACCGTTCACCCCGGTTTCGGGGGACAGTCGTTCATCGATGGAGTCGTTCCGAAGATATCCATGGCGAAGAAGTATGCCGAGGCGAACGGCCTCGATTTCGACATCGAGATCGACGGAGGGATCAACGCCTCCACCGGTTCGAGGTGCGTCAAGGCGGGCGCTAACGCACTGGCCGCGGGCAGCGCACTCTTCGGATCGAAGGATATGAAGGCTGAGATAGGAGCTTGGCACAAATTCTAA